A single genomic interval of Arthrobacter methylotrophus harbors:
- the pyrF gene encoding orotidine-5'-phosphate decarboxylase — protein MPESAAARQPFGSRLAAAMAARGPLCVGIDPHPALLADWGLNDDVAGLERFSLTVVEAVAVLAAAVKPQVALYERHGSAGMAVLERTLAAASDAGVLSIADAKRGDIGSTMAAYADAWLRDGSALAADSVTLSPYLGFESLRPALDLAAEYGRGVFVLALTSNPEGKSVQHVGGSESVARRIVEAAADENRRYAGTVGPGGLGSVGLVVGATIGVALTELGLDLNAVHGPILAPGLGAQGATPADLRATFGDAYPAVLATSSRGILAAGPTISGLRSATEATRDGLLQA, from the coding sequence ATGCCTGAGTCTGCCGCAGCCCGGCAGCCGTTCGGCTCGCGGCTGGCTGCCGCCATGGCCGCACGCGGCCCCCTGTGTGTCGGTATCGACCCCCACCCGGCTCTCCTGGCGGACTGGGGATTGAACGACGACGTCGCCGGGCTGGAGCGTTTTTCGCTCACGGTGGTGGAGGCCGTGGCGGTCCTCGCTGCCGCGGTCAAGCCGCAAGTGGCGCTTTACGAGCGTCACGGTTCGGCAGGCATGGCTGTCCTGGAACGGACCCTCGCGGCGGCATCCGACGCCGGAGTGTTGAGCATCGCCGATGCCAAACGCGGAGACATCGGCTCCACGATGGCTGCCTATGCCGACGCTTGGCTGCGTGACGGATCGGCCTTGGCAGCGGACTCCGTCACCCTGAGCCCCTACCTGGGATTCGAGTCACTGCGGCCCGCGCTGGATCTCGCAGCCGAGTATGGCCGTGGGGTTTTTGTGCTCGCCTTGACGTCCAACCCCGAGGGCAAGTCAGTGCAGCATGTTGGCGGTTCCGAGTCCGTGGCCCGGCGGATCGTCGAGGCTGCGGCCGATGAGAACCGCCGCTATGCCGGAACCGTGGGCCCTGGGGGTCTGGGATCGGTCGGGCTCGTGGTAGGTGCCACGATCGGCGTAGCACTCACGGAACTTGGATTGGACCTCAATGCCGTTCACGGACCCATCCTGGCTCCGGGCCTGGGTGCCCAAGGAGCTACCCCGGCAGATTTGCGTGCCACCTTCGGTGACGCGTATCCGGCGGTCCTTGCGACGTCGAGCCGTGGAATCCTCGCCGCAGGTCCGACGATTTCCGGACTGCGCTCGGCCACCGAGGCCACCCGTGACGGCTTGTTGCAAGCCTGA